A window of the Artemia franciscana chromosome 3, ASM3288406v1, whole genome shotgun sequence genome harbors these coding sequences:
- the LOC136025042 gene encoding uncharacterized protein LOC136025042 isoform X2 → METLIRDGTYLNNKHEENFVLALIKDLEHFLSKQEQINKQTQQVFFLPPLPPRFRFLTHQTVESVFFGRLATKSVGESDDRQTAIYCSFDSGPTRGQTRPLSAAAMKEEEKTTKKARKTGVAVYQPPHRRENSNLASTSDLKASVAKNDKNHEKIRNDSELRSPGSPSQGKVRRPDMVVYVPKARRSLEARCSSLALNQENLEFSKSSDHIEDGSSLKIAKEELTKSNTNENNKVSEKLIEVEDALIDSKTETLITIKEASASAAESGNNKSDLVASPTWKNFEKKSSRSRKTSFVPVEEQVNQPTFDPPKPLRKPSINYHGSEINEPSEVWRVEVSELYNGCADVSEPHGSSGYSSADSDKKEEIKGTIASLEEVDAEKLKLANEVFDSESRDFDQLDKKEEDDSWDIMFNDQGEPVKPEVLEELSMALGKTVEVNKPKVDYLSFVPSIADETQFDEELSHVVEFYDFSPSIKTEDLLVIFGGIRQHGGNASFEIKWVDDTHALGVFSSPAAANKKMAAKQREDAWEGHFSPNDPLS, encoded by the exons ATGGAAACACTTATTCGAGATGGAACTTACTTGAATAACAAACACGAGgagaattttgttttagctcTTATAAAAGATCTAGAACATTTCCTATCAAAACAGgaacaaattaataaacaaacaca GCAAGTATTTTTCCTACCACCACTCCCACCTAGGTTTCGATTTCTCACCCACCAAACAGTCGAAAGTGTCTTCTTTGGCAGACTAGCAACCAAAAGTGTTGGAGAAAGTGACGACAGACAAACTGCAATATATTGCTCCTTCGATTCTGGACCAACTCGTGGTCAAACACGACCCTTGTCGGCTGCTGCTAtgaaagaggaagaaaaaactacaaaaaaag cACGAAAAACAGGGGTAGCCGTGTACCAGCCTCCACATAGACGTGAAAACAGCAACCTAGCCTCAACATCAGACTTGAAGGCTTCTGTggcaaaaaatgataaaaatcatgaaaagatAAGAAATGATAGCGAGCTTAGAAGCCCAGGATCACCATCACAAGG AAAAGTCAGAAGACCTGATATGGTGGTTTATGTTCCTAAAGCGAGAAGGTCCTTGGAAGCTCGCTGTAGTTCCTTGGCACTAAACCAAGAAAACTTG GAATTTTCTAAGTCAAGTGATCATATAGAAGATGGTTCCTCGCTGAAAATAGCGAAAGAAGAGCTCACAAAAAGcaatacaaatgaaaataataaggtGTCTGAAAAACTTATAGAAGTTGAAGACGCATTAATTGACTCGAAAACGGAAACTCTTATAACTATTAAAGAGGCTAGTGCATCAGCTGCGGAGAGTGGAAACAATAAAAGTGATCTTGTAGCTAGCCcaacttggaaaaatttcgAGAAGAAATCTTCTCGTAGTAGAAAAACTAGCTTCGTTCCGGTGGAAGAGCAAGTAAACCAGCCTACATTCGATCCTCCTAAACCCCTGCGAAAGCCTAGCATAAACTATCATGGGTCTGAGATTAATGAACCGTCAGAGGTTTGGAGGGTGGAGGTTAGTGAATTGTATAATGGATGTGCTGATGTCAGTGAACCCCATGGATCAAGTGGGTATAGTTCGGCTGATTCtgataaaaaagaggaaatcaAAGGGACAATTGCAAGTCTTGAAGAGGTGGATGCAGAAAAACTTAAACTAGCCAATGAAGTATTTGATTCAGAATCACGTGATTTTGATCAGTTGGATAAGAAAGAAGAAGACGATTCCTGGGATATAATGTTTAACGACCAGGGAGAACCTGTCAAGCCTGAAGTCTTGGAGGAG CTAAGCATGGCCCTGGGCAAAACAGTTGAAGTAAACAAACCAAAAGTAGATTACCTTAGTTTTGTGCCTTCAATCGCTGATGAAACTCAATTTGACGAGGAGCTGAGTCATGTTGTTGAATTCTATGATTTCTCGCCGTCAATCAAAACTGAAGATCTTTTAGTTATTTTCGGTGGTATACGACAACATGGAGGCAATGcatcttttgaaattaaatggGTTGATGATACACATGCTCTTGGGGTATTCAGCAGTCCTGCAGCAG